The Crassostrea angulata isolate pt1a10 chromosome 1, ASM2561291v2, whole genome shotgun sequence nucleotide sequence GGCACTAAGTTACATAAAACCTTCACTGCTCCCTAGCCCTGTTAATGTTTACTGGGTCCGTTAGCATACagatatttctgttttataatcTTTTGTGTACCTATTACTGCTACTGTTGGTGGTGGGGAAGGAGTCGGGGAGGGGCGCGGGGGGCCTCATGTCCAACTTGGTGTCGTAGGGGGGACTATTGGGGTCAGAGTATATAGACTCATGCTGATCTCGCTTGTTCCAAGCCTCCTTCATGAAGGGCAGGTACACATTGGCTGCAAAAATAAACACGTGCATATACATCACTAATTGTAACATAAAAAACCAAATATagtatcaggagaaaacgttTTTTCTTGGAGAAAACATAGGTACATGCTCTATTTGAGAAAATGCACCcaagaaaaatcaaaaacataatgttgaatagttttaaatactatttAACAGCATAAATAAAGTggaataaatgaattttatagaaatattgatttaataatagcaatttttttatatgagtGGTAAGAGTCGGTTGAATACTGGTACCAAAAAACATGCTGTCGACTTTTTGAGATACTCATCATTAAATTCTCTAAATTATATTGCAATCAAAACTATTTTTCTAACGATTTCCTTTCTGATGGATTAATTGCCAACTTATTAAACTGCTCTGCCGATGTTTGTGCAGATGTATATAACATtaaaggactgcgaacgatagcattgtctagccgcctaactaaaagtcattttttgaaagttgtctaattaaagttaatttctttataataatgtaaacatttatgtatattttcattaaatataaatgatttggtcaaacaaagagagataactttgtattttgggttaaaatagctcatttcataatagaaaacaacggaaatgttttttaaaaaatcattcccccccgtgaaacaaaaattccttttgaggggttttaattattgttatttagcatatttttaccaaagggtttgttgtttcacgggggggggaACATATGTCTACACaccgaaatacattcccaaaaaaaattttgctttgtaaattttcgaaaacttattaacagatatgaattaaaatgaaattttactttaatatatacgtaaatatgttattattaagtttttatgcacatattggccgctaaataaaattttcctcactcatagagaccggtttcaatgaaatttttttacacCCCGcattagcaaaacttttgtttaaaaataaataatttgattacacattttattttgatataaattgattaggatttgattatactttttagtagaaaacttagtttttgaatatctgacagaaattccgaaatatttggatgtaaaatgtaggagggaaacgggcgttagcaTTCGCAGTTCTTTGTCTAATTAGTTAATGcacataattttgtatttaaaaaaaaacaaacaaataatacaatgtttattgattaatttgttttgttgcttcccaaaatatttattaaaactaccgtaatccggtgaatataatacgcacttTTTTCCCAGCATTTTTTACCTTCAGAAAGGGGTGCGTAATATACATCCCTATAGGATTTGGGCATATTTTTTCCTAGCTGAAGCACGGGGTATCATACTGCCGTATTACCTATGCTGTTCACAGACAGAACTGATACCCCGCTATACATCGTAATATTCCTTCATTATCacatatatattactatgtGACCCCTTTAGGAAATCATTGTTAtagcatgtaattaaagaaaatgtacactttaagtctgttaataaataaactgtttcaaaatggcctttaaaaattaatttgaactgcCTATTCTTTATCTCCGTGTACGCCGCCATTACAGCTGTTATTAATAGAATGCGGACTTGGATGGCCACGTGCTATTTGACGCCGATCTTTGAAAACAGCTTACACATCATTTGGctcatttttaaccattttcatttaatgctaattaatttattgcaaataattatgaatataaatgattCTATAACCTATTCCGTTAATTGAAGCCATTGAAACAGTTGTGGTTCCCCACCGCTAGCGCTTGACACCTTGGGTATCTCAGACACCCCCTTAGGCTATGTGTACTAAACACAACACAACTATTtgtgcatatattttattatgttccaGGCCTCTAATTGATCGCTTTGATCGGagtcatttaagaatttaattacatgtaggtcCGTTATCTCCATACCTGTACATCGTCCGTTTTTCACTTCACAGGGATTGTAATgactaaacaattatatcaCGCTTGTTAATagtagttgattttatttacggtagaatatttaatactaggtctattaaaacattgattacgaaataaagatattaccacgatgtattagttacaataaatccgtatctaagaaaatattgtgtttttcttatttccggTAGCATATTCCCGCGATGAAGTTGAGCGTGCATACAAAGTAAAACTGCTTTGTTGATACTCAGGATTAccgtttggtcaatttttttgatgcgtattatacatcccaacaagctttttttcaccattttcaggcccaaagtggggggtgcgtattgtacactactgcgtattatattcacctGATTACGGTATCAATTATGGTAATCTTAGGAGAAAAGTACCTTATCTTGGAGATACCGTTCCCTAggaattgggtacgttttctcctgggtacgttttttcttaggtacgttttctccagctTTCCAAAATATGTATAGTTTGTCTAGGCCATATTTGTTTTACACTCTTACATTTCTTTAACACAATTGTTGTATATCAATGgagaaaaatattgtaatatcttAAGTAAAGTAGACATTTGTGGGTGTTTTATAACCCATAAAGTTGAATGTAAAAACTGATCCTGTTTACAATATCTACCCATAAATGACAAATCTGGATGTTACACCCCCCCTTTTCAAGTATACTGAATACCTGTTACCTGTGTTGTTAAAAACGCACTGGTCTTTAAAAAGTGTATAACTGTGAATCCTCACCTTGACCTAACAGTACTTTGCACCAGTTATTATGGTACAGGAATTTACCTTGTTTCTTGAAGTCTTGAGTGGTGAGTCTGAACTCCGCTACTAAGTCCTCAGCTGTTATCTCCCCAGCTGTTATTAATTCCTTCTGGTAAGAAGTTCGAGTGAGTGGATCTTTGACAGCAATAATCATCAAAGGCATTATGGAAAATAAGTTCCGCAAATTATCTGCATATGCTCTGAAAACGAAAAAGAAAGTCATAAGTTTTCTGAATGAAAAAAGAACCaaatttttttgcatgaaaGTTCTGTGTTTGAAAGTATAAGTTGCCAAACTTGAGTGACatagttaataaaataataattttggtACAACAACTGCAGTCCGAAGACACTGTAATAGTTATCACAAGTGTAAATTAAGGTACAATTTTGCTTGTACAATGATACCTATTAAAGAGAGAGAGTAATTTCCCTCTGTGTAATAAGGAGCAGTTTCTTATGGTCTTATAATGAGAAAAGCTTATACACATTTGCAATTGTTATCATCTTGCAGTAGGAAAACGTCACACAAAAGATAACAGCAGAAGGTCCAACTTGTGACTAAACTTACTTCATTGCAGCAAACGAGGCCTGTCGTACAGGACTGTAGACTAGAATAAAACCTTGAAACTCCTCCTCATCCCGAAATACTCGGGTGATAAAATTATGGTAGGACCCCACGCAAACTTCTACTTTCTGTTTGCTCCCATCAGATGTACTTTCTAACTCCAGCTCTAGGGATACGGAGAGATCTGTTTCTACATCTACATAGGTGGCGTTGCTGTTCAGAACGGGGCCCATAGGAATATCCACACTGAAGTCCTCACCACACATAATACACATTGCAATTCTGAAATAAAAGCATATTCCATGTACAAAGCATTTTTAGTTCAACTTCATCTAAATCAATGACAGTTaagataaaaaagatattttcgaCACCTTCTCAGACGTTAAAGTCGTTCCTGtagtaaattaaacaaaaagctTTGTCATTTATCACAAAAATTGTTGCATGATATTCTCTTACCAGTATCCcttttcaatgattttaataCATCCAATGTGACAGTTACTAGTACTTGTGAACCTCGGCCTTACATACAACAAGACTTACCTTAGCTGAGGTTCTAGCTGTAGATTGAATCCATTGGACGTTCGGACCAGGGCTAGGAGAGCGTCCTCTACCTGTATCAGGAGCATGTTCTCAGGGTTGTTTTCCTCAGGAATGTATACAAAATCACAATTCATTCTGAAATCAAACAAGTTCAATATGTCATagtgatattacatgtaatacattccAAAAAGAAAGTAAACCAAATCACAATTttgaaatacacatgtaataaaTTACATTGATAAACAAACACACCATAATagataacaagaggcccatgggggcacatcgctcacctgagcaacaatggcttaTATGGGTGTTCAACGGATATTGTGCCAtttggcccctcggtagaaaaaaaataccataaaataaactgtatccaaaaatgtacaaaaattgaCATTGTACCCTAATGAAATACCATTTATACCAAAAATAAGATCCTATGCAAGATATTAAACTAAATTTTTGGTACGGGTACACtcttaacttccaattccctttattttagttctgccccctcactttataaaacaatcaaattatatgagaatatgcatataggtacatattcatcttcaactacattgtactagctagttattgtattttattagaaaaaaattcctatatgtgaaagaggaaaattgtacctcaaggcgctcaaattaaaaacattcaaaaatttaattggtcttccgcattataaacaattgttgttTACCAGGCGTGAACTCGTGCTACcttttataaccttactcactcCATGGATGAATACACTCAAACGAAAAATGTAGTCATGTGATATATTAAagagctattacatgtataatcaatgcataggcgtcggaactgggtggagggggaggggggtccccccttcacttttttttttgcaaagttagacatagccgtactcaaaattttttttttttttttttgcttgtcaagatttctgataaggtctagacccccccccctctcaatGAGCCTCAGACTGCAATGTATTCACAGGCATAATCGCTTTATTTTACTAAGGCCCAccctttattttcatctttattcaaaatcaatgttaacaaatggctacaaatcaagatgattttccgcggtaattttttcttaagaatagagataatacatttatccccgtaacagtaatgttttaaactgttttaaagaggtcgttttaattaaattgtgtCTGAAAGTTGGTGTAGATTCATCGTATAAGAAGGGGGCCCAAAAAAGTTGTTACAGCatatccttttaatttttctgtaaaagtatttaacgtttagtgagacatttctagtgataaatcaaaatttcatcgtcaatcgtagaattataagcaagatacagaactcacaattctgcttggtttgagtcaattttttgttcacaagagttatttacattcaacttaagatttttaaacttggtatttcctatccagaatgaacaaaaacatggccTTAGTTctgtgagcaaagctctgtatcttgcttataattgacacttgacacagctgaatatggttagtaaagagaaaattgtaaacaattaaaacagaagaaacatgcactaaaacaaagaaggagcacaatttatttttcataatatatatatatgcctatatatttctagcagcaaaaacaatctccatttagactgaaaatgcagggcatcttaacaaaacacgttgcattataatcaaccataacgtagagatcgtagcgaattaccaatagaatgtatagtatttataatataacatgttGTTAGTGTATCAGATTTTGCTCATTTTGTGCAGGTAAACAATTAATTGTCTGATTTACCAAAGTCTATATTTGATTCGATACGTAGCagaaacgaaattcaaaacaacgtaaAACCTCGATCACGAGTGAAAATGTCAATGCATTGAAAGATTTAACTTCAATTCACTTCACGAAATCTgcacaaatatatttagcatgtttcaagtatcccttcgcacgtaaactgttgcacaacaagcaaattcatctttgtcagtttgacccgtTTGTCATGCGTCAACATTCAAACATGGCTGCCTTATACATTGAAACTTTTGTTTTCGATATGGAATACTGAACctgaagttataaactgattgacatCAATTATctctgaatttttattttcgtaaattactcaaatttgaaacagaattcgccgataatttttgcaatttatattttcctttccataaggattatttatgcaaaattatgttgaatttgactcagtagttcttgagaagaagattttttaaaatgcacccccttttttctacagtttcgaggttttctccgttttaaataaagatcggtctttcatttctacAATTTATAATTACCTTTCTAtagggatgctttgtgccaaatttggttgaaattggccaagtggttttagagaggAAGTTTAAGGaaggacgacggacaaaaggtgataAGAAAAGCACACTTgatgagctttcagctcaggtgagatAAAAACTGAAGTCAGAgtatacaaaagaaaaactgaCATTGATATGATGTAGGAGTGAACAAATGTTAATCAAAAGTTTCAGCCTAAAGCCATACTTTCTGGCGAGGTCCTGTCCTTTCTGACTGAGTTTCATGCTGTCTTTCTCCGATAGCTGGGGGTCGTACTCATGGATGATGACAATTGGCAGATTACGCAGGCTTTCTTCCTCCGGTACATCCGCAGTCAGAACGGTCTCCAGACTTGAGGCAATATAATTGAGCGAGGATTCAGATTTATACATACATAAACAACCTGGAAAagaagtttaaaaatgttattttgatatttatccccaaaatatttttaaagacagAAAAATCAAGCCTCAACTGGTGTATATGCTACTAAAGTGTTGGTAAATGGATTATATTCTTAATGGAAACACTGAGCCAATGTCCAGGATCTAAGTTGGGTTTTACCATTTGGCTTAAACTCTGCAGTCTGGAAAGCATTCTGTTCCAGGCTTACATCTTCCCCGATTGGACGATAATCGACCTGGTATATGGTGTCATTATACTGGAACAGGTCGTGTTCAAACATTTCCTGCAAACAAACAATACCAGCTATCACAACCTGGAAACTCTATAATAAGTACTTAGTATTAAGAGTCAGACCTATACAATTCTGTTATTAATGAACCAAAAACTCTCTAAAATGCCATACATATCCTATAGACTCTTCTGGAGTCACTCTGAGCTGCATTATGATGGTTATGGGAGAAAACCAACATGCTCATTCTCACATAGAACATACCATCCATATTATAATTCACTCAATGACACTGTCTCTCGACTGAAGTCACAAAAACAAACCTAACACAGCATAAAACAAACTGTAGACTGTTTATGAATCTATTTGCAATTTATTactaaatgattatttttaaattgtccaAATTTTCATAATCTATGACCAATGTGCTGATAGTTCATTCACAATATGCAAACATCAATCTTGTATttattccacaaactaaaattatattaattctGGTAATTACCCTAATTTGCTTTAGAAGTTTATTGGCTAGATCTTCATTTCCCAGGAGGACTAAATTCAGTGGACATTCCTTTTCAGAAACAGCTGATATTCTGTTTGATGATCGACTACAATAAACAACACAGGTATTATTCATCACTattctttaatatttacattttccagggTCTTTGTTTGTGAATAAAGCAACATGTATATGACAATGAATACTGAAAAATATAGAAGCATGCAACATTGCTAACTTTCTGGACAAAGTCACCATGTCTTTTGATGTAATAACCAAGGTAATCGCCCTGCAATCAGACAAGTTTTCTAGACTGAACTGTTATGGtaaatgtaatgcattgcaacaAGACAACAGCACTGTGCCGACTAGCTTGACAATCTTGACAGCTATCTCCAATACTGTTTGTACTTGAGTCTAACTCACTTGACAATCTTGACAGCTGTCTTTAACGAATGTGACTCACTTGACTGTCTTGACAGCTGTTTCTAACAATGAATGCACTCAAATGTGACTCACTTGACAATCTAGACAGCTGTCTCTAACGAATGTGACTCACTTGACAACCTTGACAGCTGTCTCTAACACTGAATGCACTCGAATGTGACTCACTTGACTGTCTTGGCAGCTGTCTCTAACACTGAATGCACTCGAATGTGACTCACTTGACTGTCTTGGCAGCTATCTCTAACACTGAATGCACTCGAATGTGACTCACTTGACAATCTAGACAGCTGTCTTTAACGAATGTGACTCACTTGACTGTCTTGGCAGCTGTCTCTAATACTGATTGCACTTGAGTCTCGGCACACAGCTCCTTGTAGTAGCACTGCTCGCTGGAGGGACACTCCAAGAACCCGAGGTGGTTGATCAGGATCACGTCACGCTCATCCTCCATCTTGTCCAGCCGACGGTACCTGTTTATACAGATAGAACAAATATCATACATTATCCAAAAAAAGACACCAAACATCTTGTTTGTACTTGTTTATACAGATAGAATAGATATCAAACATTATCCAGAAAAGGCATCAAACATCTTGGATCATTCCAAAcccatttttctttatttaacatatcaaatattgtGGACTATCCAAAATCTTCAGATTTATCAAAACTTAATTTTTGAATACACAATTCATCTTAtacaaatatttagaatttcaaTACTAATGCtaggttttatttttgtcaggTGGTAACTTTATAGACAAGAGTAATATATTCAGAACTCTGAATGTATTCAGGTACAATTCTTCCACAGTACATGAATCAAGAACCCATTGAAGCCCTTACCTGGGGTCCTTCTCGATTTCGGCCTTGATGCTGTTGAGATCATCCTGTGTGAGTTTGTGGGAGGAGTTGGGCTGCATCCTCTGTTGTATGAAGGTGGCCGTCCTCTCCCACAGCAGCTCGTGAAGCTCATGCTTCACCTGGTACTTCAGGTCTTCCTGGAAGTCATCAAACACGTCGTCCCGCTCCGCCTGGGACAGCCCAATGTAGCAGTCCTTGCCCACAAACAACAGATAGGTGTCCTCTAGGGTGGCCCCGGGGGTCACCTGAGGGGTCTCTGACAGAAGCTTTTTGAACTGTTGCATCAGTCTGGAATCAATAAGTTCAAAATGAACTGACCATCTAGCAACTCATCTTTATTGTTCTTAGCATTACTCATAGAGAGGCAGCAAAATGCATTGACATTTTGTAAAGAAACTTTTACCACAATGTCCCTTAATTTGGCTTAAATATTGTTTCTGATTTCTGAAATCAGAATCAGAATCCTCACTGAGTAGACAATGTCTAGCCAGAAATTAACCCATGTAACTTTCTTATTTAAAAGTTAAGTGGAGGGATTTAAGGATGTCTGATTTAAAACATAACAGCAAGTATgtattcagtttaaaaaaatccctTAAAAGCCTAACTCTAgcaattacaaataaaaagtaTCTTATCTGCTATTGAAAATGCAAGAAGCTGAGAGTAACCCAATACAAAGATCATTGTCCAATTATTAGAACACTTTTAGCTAGTCCTATACACATTGGCTCTTACTGGATTTTCTTGTGCGCCTCTTGGAGCTGCTTGAGATGCTTTTGGTACACAGCCTCTCCCTCGGGCGAGCTCAAGATGTCAAACGGCGTCCTCGTCTCATTGTAGTTATCAATGAACTTGGGCACCATCTTCCAGGTTTCCCCTTCCCCCGGCTTACACACCTCCACAAAGTAGTGGTTGAAGTCTTTGTGATCTTTGATGTATTTCTGACAAGCACTCCACGACCTGAGACAAAGAAGATAGGATGTCATCATCATGCTCTGACCCTCAAGTCAAATCTAACTATTTCAGCTTCttttagaacttgtgtctcatccacttgatatatttgatcaataaaacataTGTTCAATTTGATTTACagtttttattctataaaaaattCTATTGATATTTCAACTATATCAAGTGTCAAAAAATACAAGTTCTGATAAATTCATGTTTGATGCAGTAATGTGAAtacttttctttaaattactgTATTTTAACCAATGCATTTTCagattactgtggaatcattagatttcgtggtggctcaatttttgtggaattcgtgggtacctctcatccacgaaatagcatcctccacgaattgataaattagggtaataaagtcatatttccttctgtagatatataagaatacacgatattacgtccccacgaacctgtaaaatttaagccatCCACGTatattggcccccacgaaatttaatgattccacagtaacttTCTTTAGTATTTATGTTCATGTCATACCCGGTAATCAACCTTCTATTGCTTATAATGTAACATTTCACTTTTAACTCTGCTGTTCAAAATGCAGTAGTTCAAGTAGGCACaagaattttaatataaattcctttaaaacatttctttttaatctgtaattatgataaatattagcTTAAACTTTGCAGAAATGTATGAAATACCCAATGATCTGGATAAAAGTAACTGCATTGTCTGagaattttataaacatttgacATATTTGTTATATACCTAACATTAGAGCAATTTGAATCATAATAAGCACACCTGTTTCCAATGGTTTCTAAATCAGGTAAAAACCGTTGAATCAAATCTGGCAGCCTCGTAGAAAATATTTGTTCCCTTTTTCTGATCTGGTCCTCGCGTAACTGTCTCGCATGCTGACGAAACAATTTCTTTGCATTTTCAGTTCCTAAGAGTTCAACATAATGGTTAAAATCTGGTTCTTTCTCCAGTTTCCTAAGGTATGATTTAAACACAGCCTTGGGGTCTGTCACATGAATGCGTAACAGATTTTTATATGCTTCGATTGCTACTTCTTCAATTTCTTGACGCTGTTTAAAAGCATCAATGTAAGGGGTGATAATTGGTCGGCGCTTGTTCTTGTCCATCATATGAGCAAGCACTAAGAAAGCTTGTTCCACGTTGACATTTTTGTGAGCAGAAGTTTCGACGATGGGAATGTTGCCCTTGTAATCCTTTCGGGCTGCGATTTTTGCAACTTCCTGTAAGTACCTTTTGTCTGCATCATCATTCTTGGTCGTGACCAGAACAATAGGTTTCTTAGTTTTCATGGCTGCATTCAACAAGGTAGTAACAAAATCTACTTGGTGCACCATGGTTGTCTGGGAAACCTTACTGACatcaaaacaacaaataaaccCATCAATGTTCAACTTCCCTTCTGGCATCAGTTTCTGCTCATAGGCACTGTCTGTTTCCATTCCTACAACATAGTGTTTTACATGAGTATGACATTGTGTGCATGTTTATATTGATAAACTATCTTTGTTGCCCCTggagggcccttaattggttaagcaaaaaatttaataaattgaaattaaaaataacaaagaaaagTCATCACATATACATAGTCAAATTTGACCTTGATTTCTGTAGAAGACATTTTGATTAGAACATTGATTCAGAAGTACTGATGCTACCATTCAGAAATTGAGGAGAATCTTGAGCAAAAAAACCTTTTTGCTCTCAACATGAACATGCAGTCACAAGAGAAAcgttatcagaaaaaaaaaaacacgagcATTTTGATTTCTACACCAATAAGAAGTTTGATTGACAACGACAGCATGTTTAGTGTTGAAACAGAAGAAATTCTGGTTCCGAATTCACCAAAAAGATGATGTTTGAAGCAGTGTAATTATTTCAGCCCCAGATCGTACAGTCACTTGAGGTGAGAGAGGAAGAGGGCTTAACTTCTCTGGCACAATATGTCTCTATTTGTTTCttcaaaacaattatatttaacaaattcaaagaaaaaaatctagagAAAATGTTCAATCCACAGCAGCATGCCGATGAatgaaagaaattttgattttgtgtacctttttgaaatattaaaatcagtcatttttgacaaatgaaatacTAAAGATTTTAGGAAAGGTATTGTTTTGAATGACAATTTTTATGAGTTTGCTGAAAGTGAGACAAGTTCATCATTTCTGTATTATTTGAACAACATACCACCATATGTCCAAGCTGAAATGCAATACATACAACATAAAGCTAACAAATAAGAGTTTTATCAGGTTTTCAGCATATTACACTAATTGTTTAGGTGCTTTTCTTTTGTCAGTAGATTGCTATAAAACAAGGCAGATTAATACTTGTTTTAAGAGTTTGTCCATTACTGTTAACAAATTATCTGCATGTTTATCATAAAAGAAATTTTAGTATTGGCGAAatgatattgatgaaaatacaatttatttttatagcaTATTGATATGATTTAGACAGCATACATAAAACTATGCTAGATGTAACACTATCTAAAACTGATAAGATTATCTTGAAATCAACAGACAGAATACTGCATTTCCTTTCATACTGTTAACCACTTGTCAAAATTAAAAGCTGGGTTTCCGTTAGCTCCATGGCCCTAGTGGAAGGAACTATCTATGCTTATCTCAGTAGAAGGAACCGTTCACAGCTTTAAGTCCAAGTTAAACTAAATGGCTATGGTACAAGTGGAATTATGTCTTCTCCAAGTGGAGAAAACTTCTGTTTGAAAAAAGGCACTGTCTATTGTTATCAGATAGGCAGGATCTGTCTATGGCTCAAGGGAAGCGAACTATCAGTTGTCACATTTGAAGATAAGTCTACCCGTATATTTACAGTTGAAGGAACAAACTATAGTCCCAATGGAAGGATTTGTTTTAAGTCTCAATGGAACGATCTGTCAATTGTCAGAGTGGAATGAATTGTTTACAACCACAGTGGTTAGGAACTGTCTATAGTTCCAGTTCATAGTCCTATGAAAGGAACAGTCCACTCAGTGGAAAGAGTGTTCAATAGTTACAATGGAAGGTACTGGCTTTATCCACAGTGGCCTGGAGTGGATCCTTACCCGGGACAAGAGAACCCTAACACCAAGGACTTATATCATAGCAGGATCTGGCTCAACTTATCATAACTCCATTTGTCGTAAGGCCAAGAGCCAGACAactgtgtttgaattttataaagCATAAACCATTTTTGCCAACAGTATACTGGACAAAACCATTACCAATTGTCATGACAAAGTGATTTACTTGACTATGAAAATTACAGCTTCAATTCTGCATTCTACATTTACTAGTATGTTTTAAGTATTTCAAGTATTACAGAAGGttaaaaaagaggaaaaattCAGCCTACACTTAACATTATAACACTGGGAGACAGTCGGTTaaggaagatttttaatacGGTGAAGGGTTCTTAAATTACTTCATAGTGTTATTTTACATTCATTCATGttatgctgaaaaaaaa carries:
- the LOC128180472 gene encoding rho GTPase-activating protein 5-like isoform X4 — translated: MAKKAEDRTYNVSVIGFSGSENVKGPVGVGKSCLCNRFINDVADKYHMEHISVLSQTDFAGRVINNDHFLYWGETTKTDEGNNFTFHVIEQTEFIDDVSFQSFKTGRTDNYYKRSTQVKVQSAEKLMYICKDQLAWTYGGMETDSAYEQKLMPEGKLNIDGFICCFDVSKVSQTTMVHQVDFVTTLLNAAMKTKKPIVLVTTKNDDADKRYLQEVAKIAARKDYKGNIPIVETSAHKNVNVEQAFLVLAHMMDKNKRRPIITPYIDAFKQRQEIEEVAIEAYKNLLRIHVTDPKAVFKSYLRKLEKEPDFNHYVELLGTENAKKLFRQHARQLREDQIRKREQIFSTRLPDLIQRFLPDLETIGNRSWSACQKYIKDHKDFNHYFVEVCKPGEGETWKMVPKFIDNYNETRTPFDILSSPEGEAVYQKHLKQLQEAHKKIQLMQQFKKLLSETPQVTPGATLEDTYLLFVGKDCYIGLSQAERDDVFDDFQEDLKYQVKHELHELLWERTATFIQQRMQPNSSHKLTQDDLNSIKAEIEKDPRYRRLDKMEDERDVILINHLGFLECPSSEQCYYKELCAETQVQSVLETAAKTVNRSSNRISAVSEKECPLNLVLLGNEDLANKLLKQIREMFEHDLFQYNDTIYQVDYRPIGEDVSLEQNAFQTAEFKPNGCLCMYKSESSLNYIASSLETVLTADVPEEESLRNLPIVIIHEYDPQLSEKDSMKLSQKGQDLARKMNCDFVYIPEENNPENMLLIQVEDALLALVRTSNGFNLQLEPQLRIAMCIMCGEDFSVDIPMGPVLNSNATYVDVETDLSVSLELELESTSDGSKQKVEVCVGSYHNFITRVFRDEEEFQGFILVYSPVRQASFAAMKAYADNLRNLFSIMPLMIIAVKDPLTRTSYQKELITAGEITAEDLVAEFRLTTQDFKKQANVYLPFMKEAWNKRDQHESIYSDPNSPPYDTKLDMRPPAPLPDSFPTTNSSSNSQSTEDSLDVKETQYSHEPIYDKPFTHHHPSDGEHERPYSTTPPPRPTSPPNGELPSRDQLVKPSMLRKNRGSNAVGYHREVFRRSFPVIETDSLRLISYKSLEQPDSESTQSPFQFRKSCSMKLVVKDKEPAWALNEPQRQKKASTFPTDVRQSARDNDTWTDPSARESTGSQNSAEDTTWVENDLYARTSTILNESALKDSPKKPFKGDAPLAQPEQDISLADYGVPKDHCFVGAGESDYDTVYGALEPGRRQRIMSQERKSKKKAQESDDSEEFSSLEREKREKDSIYSRVNRKPTPHKKKTKQKQQDGRVYTIPVYTDERPQGNRRRDNRERSNSPTESEGTGDEMSKTPLKKCMIKQRKWHGVTDNCIMSPQSSPGNFTDFEMTKEYSSTMPRGGFSSADGDYDLNDSGSWMTKFRTLKPEKNRRKEEKKFKDGERRRQKEEERKQKEQQKAQKKKKKDGRPGTSESGCKLSEFPMSSNNPSLPQFVETCVEFIDNEGMNTEGIYRIPGNKLQVELLQGKLQEDPSLDIHTLDIQVNAVATVLKNFFNDTEPLIPPSLHDELLEAAGMPDKSSKLLALRGVLKKIYPTNYEVLKYFITHLKRVSQHKSTHNMNSSNLAICLWPTLLRIDFTGKTYTDMTQMTRLPAIIVQTLIEQCGFFFHGEDEISEVV